One window of the Streptococcus parasanguinis ATCC 15912 genome contains the following:
- a CDS encoding DUF3272 family protein, translating into MNTKQFAVIAVFTAMETYFFNEATMAGQMLFAFFWALLILRNLQTAYMVEKIASAIEKEMKKKRK; encoded by the coding sequence ATGAATACAAAACAATTTGCAGTGATAGCAGTCTTTACTGCTATGGAGACTTATTTTTTCAATGAAGCGACCATGGCGGGTCAGATGCTCTTTGCATTCTTTTGGGCCCTCTTGATCCTGCGCAATCTCCAAACGGCCTATATGGTGGAGAAAATTGCTAGTGCGATTGAAAAAGAAATGAAGAAGAAAAGAAAATAA
- a CDS encoding flavocytochrome c has translation MKLVAIVGTNAKQSYNRSLLQFMQRHFATKADIEILEITDVPMFNETDDQTDTPVIQKFNQAISEADGVIISTPEHNHTIPSSLNSLIEWLSFNIHPLDGKPTMIVGASYDVQGSSRAQLHLRQILDAPGVNATVMPGSEFLLGRAHRAFDENGDLIDERTVDFLDSCFYRFLRFVSVANQLNLPEEIRFEPGTYHVTTEGHNGKLPMDVTVSEDRIEKIEIDSSGESSGIADVVFTRIPAEIIEGQTLNVDAVSGASVTSNGVLDGVARAVKQAGANPDVLRKRSKAPSALDKEDKTYQADVVIVGGGGAGLAAAAAVLQAGKKPIVVEKFPAIGGNTVRAGGPMNAPDPAWQGTFEAHPGEANTLQELIAIDESTIDPEYLEDFRALKVEVEQYLQDPSYLFDSTLLYRIQTYIGGKRKDLQGHEIHGQYDLVSVLTERALESVRWLEDIGVEFVRSEVTMPVGALWRRGHKPVQPMGYAFISVLQKYVLENGGKILTDSPVKELLVEEGTVKGVRAEGRNGQTILVHADAVVLASGGFGANTKMLQKYNTYWTEIADDIATSNTPAVTGDGILLGQSVGADLVGMGFSQMMPVSDPVTGALFSGLQVPPANFIMVNTEGKRFVDEYGSRDKLSQAAIDNGGLFYLIADDRIKATAYNTSQEKIDAQVKAGTLYRADTIEELAVQIGMDPQVLADTIKKYNSYVDAGFDPEFNKGSFDLKCEVAPFYATPRKPAVHHTMGGLKIDTSTHVLNEKGQIIPGLYAAGEVAGGLHAGNRLGGNSLTDIFTFGRIAGQTAVKENC, from the coding sequence ATGAAATTAGTAGCTATTGTTGGTACCAATGCCAAACAATCTTATAACCGTAGTTTGTTGCAATTTATGCAAAGACATTTTGCAACCAAAGCGGATATTGAGATTTTAGAAATTACCGATGTACCGATGTTCAATGAAACCGATGATCAAACAGATACACCTGTTATTCAAAAATTTAACCAAGCGATTTCGGAAGCAGACGGTGTGATTATTTCGACACCTGAACACAATCATACGATTCCATCAAGTTTGAATAGCTTGATCGAGTGGTTGTCTTTTAACATCCATCCACTAGATGGAAAACCAACCATGATTGTAGGGGCTTCTTATGATGTTCAAGGTTCTTCACGTGCCCAACTTCATCTTCGTCAGATTTTGGATGCACCTGGTGTAAATGCAACAGTTATGCCAGGAAGTGAATTTTTACTTGGCCGAGCTCATCGAGCATTTGATGAAAATGGAGATTTGATTGATGAGCGAACCGTCGATTTCTTAGATAGTTGTTTCTATCGTTTCCTTCGCTTTGTATCTGTTGCAAACCAACTAAATCTTCCTGAAGAAATTCGATTTGAGCCAGGAACTTATCACGTTACAACGGAAGGTCATAATGGTAAATTGCCAATGGACGTCACAGTTTCTGAGGACCGTATTGAAAAAATTGAAATTGATTCTTCTGGAGAATCTTCAGGAATCGCAGATGTTGTTTTCACTCGTATTCCAGCAGAAATCATTGAGGGACAAACTTTAAATGTTGATGCGGTGTCAGGTGCTTCTGTAACTTCAAATGGTGTCTTGGACGGAGTTGCACGTGCGGTCAAACAAGCCGGTGCAAATCCAGATGTTTTACGGAAACGTTCCAAAGCACCATCTGCCCTAGATAAAGAAGATAAAACTTATCAGGCCGACGTTGTCATTGTCGGAGGTGGAGGAGCCGGTTTAGCTGCAGCTGCTGCAGTCCTACAAGCTGGTAAGAAGCCAATTGTTGTAGAGAAATTCCCAGCAATTGGAGGAAATACTGTTCGTGCGGGTGGTCCAATGAACGCACCAGATCCAGCATGGCAAGGGACCTTCGAAGCTCATCCAGGTGAGGCAAACACTCTTCAAGAATTGATTGCGATAGATGAATCAACGATTGACCCAGAATATTTAGAAGACTTTAGAGCCTTGAAAGTTGAGGTTGAGCAGTATTTGCAGGATCCAAGCTATTTGTTTGATTCTACCTTACTTTACCGTATCCAAACCTATATCGGTGGAAAACGAAAAGATTTACAAGGACATGAAATTCATGGTCAATATGATTTAGTTTCTGTATTGACCGAACGAGCCCTTGAGTCTGTTCGCTGGTTGGAAGACATCGGTGTTGAATTTGTTCGTAGTGAAGTCACAATGCCAGTTGGAGCTCTTTGGCGTCGTGGTCATAAGCCGGTTCAACCCATGGGTTATGCCTTTATCTCGGTTCTACAAAAATATGTTCTAGAAAATGGAGGCAAGATCTTGACGGACTCTCCAGTTAAAGAATTGCTTGTAGAAGAAGGGACTGTCAAGGGTGTTAGAGCAGAAGGCCGAAACGGTCAAACCATCCTCGTTCATGCAGATGCTGTTGTTTTAGCTTCTGGAGGATTTGGTGCCAATACTAAGATGCTACAAAAATACAATACCTACTGGACCGAAATTGCGGATGATATTGCTACCTCTAATACACCAGCTGTAACAGGGGATGGAATCCTCTTAGGTCAAAGTGTAGGTGCAGATCTAGTGGGGATGGGCTTTAGTCAAATGATGCCGGTATCTGATCCAGTGACAGGTGCTCTCTTCTCAGGACTTCAAGTTCCTCCAGCTAATTTCATCATGGTAAATACTGAAGGGAAGCGATTTGTAGATGAGTACGGTAGCCGAGACAAGCTATCTCAAGCAGCGATTGATAATGGAGGCTTGTTCTACTTGATTGCAGATGATCGCATCAAGGCAACAGCCTATAATACTAGCCAAGAAAAAATCGATGCCCAAGTCAAAGCAGGCACTCTATACCGTGCAGATACGATAGAAGAGTTGGCTGTTCAGATTGGCATGGATCCACAGGTTTTAGCAGATACAATCAAAAAGTACAATTCTTATGTGGATGCGGGATTTGACCCTGAATTTAACAAGGGTAGTTTTGATCTCAAGTGTGAGGTCGCACCGTTCTACGCAACACCAAGAAAACCAGCTGTTCACCATACAATGGGTGGTCTCAAGATTGATACTTCAACACATGTTTTGAATGAAAAAGGTCAGATTATTCCTGGTTTGTATGCTGCCGGAGAAGTTGCAGGAGGACTTCACGCAGGTAACCGTCTAGGAGGAAATTCGCTTACGGATATCTTTACTTTTGGACGGATTGCAGGTCAAACAGCTGTTAAAGAAAATTGTTAG
- a CDS encoding AraC family transcriptional regulator produces MAQYSRHLRDNPSDFPYDFEKQILSKQSADTIYHWHPELEIIYVKKGTATLYINSERFESHEGDIFLIQPTSPHAIYAIENQEQISTVFRIHLDFLGRNQIDSFSQRYIQPIYSGHFYLTPRISPDDHAYEPIRDCLFSLFSILEEQSIYYDLLLKSKLYEFFYLLFKYRYVNRHYTDDTYQKYQKLKEMIGYLEQHYAEPIQIDHLATTFGYSKNHFMNIFKQHTGTSCMDYLIRMRLEKACEKLVQTNQSVQEIASQVGFTNLSNFNRQFKQHFHLTPRQYRNQQLKKES; encoded by the coding sequence ATGGCTCAATATTCACGACATTTACGAGATAACCCATCTGATTTCCCCTACGATTTTGAAAAACAAATCTTATCTAAGCAATCAGCTGATACCATTTATCATTGGCATCCTGAACTTGAGATAATCTATGTCAAAAAAGGAACTGCTACCCTGTATATCAATTCTGAGCGCTTTGAAAGTCATGAAGGCGATATTTTTCTGATTCAGCCAACATCTCCTCATGCTATCTACGCTATTGAAAATCAAGAACAAATTTCTACAGTTTTTCGCATCCATCTAGATTTCCTAGGTAGGAATCAAATAGACAGTTTTAGCCAACGCTATATTCAACCAATATACTCTGGACATTTTTATCTCACTCCTCGGATTTCGCCAGACGATCATGCTTATGAACCAATTCGCGATTGTCTTTTTTCTCTCTTTTCTATCCTTGAAGAACAGAGTATTTACTACGACCTCCTATTAAAGTCTAAACTCTATGAATTTTTCTATCTTCTCTTTAAGTACAGGTATGTCAATCGACACTATACAGATGATACCTATCAAAAATATCAGAAATTAAAAGAAATGATTGGTTATCTTGAGCAACACTATGCAGAGCCCATTCAAATTGATCATCTTGCTACAACATTTGGATATAGCAAAAATCACTTTATGAATATATTCAAACAACACACTGGGACAAGCTGTATGGATTATCTCATACGAATGCGTTTAGAGAAGGCTTGTGAAAAGCTCGTTCAAACCAATCAAAGTGTTCAAGAAATAGCAAGCCAGGTCGGCTTTACTAACCTCTCAAACTTCAATCGACAATTCAAACAGCATTTTCACTTGACTCCTAGACAATATCGAAACCAACAACTCAAAAAAGAATCCTAA
- a CDS encoding GAF domain-containing protein produces MKHSEKESQYQLLLAQLDALLMDETNALANLSNASALLNQALPRSVFAGFYLYDQTELILGPFQGGVSCVHIALGKGVCGEAAQKQETMIVEDVRQHANYISCDSRAMSEIVVPMVKDGQLLGVLDLDSECVSDYDQLDHEYLEKFVALLIEKTNWDFKMFGVKN; encoded by the coding sequence ATGAAACATTCGGAAAAAGAATCACAATACCAGCTCTTGCTGGCTCAGTTAGACGCTCTCTTAATGGATGAAACCAATGCCTTGGCTAATCTGTCCAATGCCAGTGCTCTCTTAAATCAAGCCTTGCCTCGTTCGGTCTTTGCGGGTTTTTATTTGTATGACCAAACGGAATTAATCTTGGGACCCTTTCAGGGAGGCGTTTCTTGTGTCCACATCGCTCTTGGAAAGGGTGTCTGTGGAGAAGCAGCTCAAAAGCAAGAAACCATGATTGTGGAAGATGTGCGCCAACATGCTAATTATATTTCCTGTGATAGTCGGGCTATGAGTGAGATTGTGGTGCCTATGGTCAAGGACGGCCAGCTCCTTGGGGTTTTAGACCTGGATTCGGAGTGTGTCTCTGACTATGATCAGCTGGATCACGAGTATTTGGAAAAGTTTGTCGCTCTCTTGATCGAAAAGACAAACTGGGACTTTAAGATGTTTGGGGTTAAGAACTAA
- a CDS encoding NADPH-dependent FMN reductase gives MKLVAIVGTNSDRSTNRKLLKFMQKHFSDKADIEVLEIKQLPAFNEPEDKLAPAEVQAFSEKILAADGVIISTPEYDHTIPAPLASALEWIAYTSRALINKPTMIVGASLGLLGTSRAQAHLRQILDAPELKARVMPGTEFLLGHSEQVLDDDNHLNNPEKVAELEEHFSEFQNFVELTKALVKPEDTKRKKSFIWEEWLKA, from the coding sequence ATGAAACTAGTTGCTATCGTTGGAACAAATTCTGACCGCTCAACCAATCGGAAACTCTTAAAATTTATGCAAAAACATTTTTCAGATAAAGCTGACATTGAGGTATTGGAAATCAAACAATTGCCAGCATTTAACGAACCTGAGGACAAGCTAGCACCTGCCGAAGTTCAAGCTTTTTCAGAAAAAATCCTTGCTGCAGATGGTGTGATTATCTCAACACCTGAGTATGACCACACCATACCGGCACCCCTGGCTTCAGCTTTGGAATGGATTGCCTACACTAGTCGCGCTTTGATTAACAAACCAACGATGATTGTCGGAGCTTCTCTTGGATTGCTTGGAACATCTAGAGCCCAAGCGCACTTGCGTCAGATTCTTGATGCGCCTGAACTGAAAGCAAGAGTGATGCCAGGGACAGAATTTCTCCTAGGTCATTCTGAACAAGTATTGGATGATGACAATCATTTGAACAATCCTGAAAAAGTTGCAGAGTTGGAAGAACATTTTTCAGAGTTCCAAAATTTTGTTGAACTAACAAAAGCTTTGGTCAAACCAGAAGATACAAAACGTAAGAAATCATTCATCTGGGAAGAATGGTTAAAAGCATAA
- the rfbB gene encoding dTDP-glucose 4,6-dehydratase produces the protein MSEYKHIIVTGGAGFIGSNFVHYVYNNHPDVHVTVLDKLTYAGNRANIEEILGDRVELVVGDIADAELVDKLAAKADAIVHYAAESHNDNSLKDPSPFIYTNFVGTYTLLEAARKYDIRFHHVSTDEVYGDLPLREDLPGHGEGPGEKFTAETKYNPSSPYSSTKAASDLIVKAWVRSFGVKATISNCSNNYGPYQHIEKFIPRQITNILSGIKPKLYGEGKNVRDWIHTNDHSTGVWAILTKGRIGETYLIGADGEKNNKEVLELILEKMGQPKDAYDRVTDRAGHDLRYAIDSTKLREELGWEPQFTNFEAGLEDTIKWYTDHQDWWKAEKEAVEANYAKTQKVLK, from the coding sequence ATGTCAGAATATAAACATATCATCGTAACCGGTGGAGCTGGTTTCATCGGTTCAAACTTCGTACACTATGTCTACAACAACCATCCAGACGTGCATGTGACTGTCTTGGACAAACTTACTTATGCTGGTAACCGTGCCAATATCGAAGAAATCCTTGGAGATCGTGTTGAGTTGGTGGTGGGAGACATCGCTGATGCTGAATTAGTTGACAAATTGGCTGCCAAGGCTGATGCTATTGTTCACTATGCGGCTGAAAGCCACAATGACAACTCCCTCAAAGACCCATCTCCATTTATCTACACAAACTTTGTTGGAACTTATACACTCTTGGAAGCTGCTCGTAAATACGACATTCGTTTCCACCATGTGTCAACAGACGAAGTGTATGGAGACCTTCCATTGCGCGAAGATCTTCCTGGACATGGGGAAGGTCCTGGTGAAAAATTCACTGCTGAAACCAAATACAACCCATCATCACCTTATTCATCAACTAAGGCTGCTTCAGACTTGATTGTGAAAGCTTGGGTACGTTCCTTTGGTGTTAAGGCAACTATTTCAAACTGTTCAAACAACTACGGGCCATACCAACACATCGAAAAATTCATCCCACGTCAAATCACCAATATCTTGTCTGGCATCAAGCCAAAACTTTATGGTGAAGGGAAGAACGTCCGTGACTGGATCCACACCAACGACCACTCAACTGGTGTTTGGGCTATCCTCACTAAGGGCCGTATCGGTGAAACTTACCTGATCGGTGCCGATGGTGAAAAGAACAACAAAGAAGTGCTTGAGCTCATCCTTGAAAAAATGGGTCAACCAAAAGACGCCTACGACCGTGTAACAGACCGTGCTGGTCACGATTTGCGTTACGCCATCGATTCAACAAAATTGCGTGAAGAATTAGGTTGGGAACCACAATTCACAAACTTCGAAGCAGGTTTGGAAGATACCATCAAGTGGTACACAGACCATCAAGACTGGTGGAAGGCTGAAAAAGAAGCTGTAGAAGCTAACTACGCGAAAACACAAAAAGTTTTGAAATAA
- a CDS encoding L-lactate MFS transporter, with product MKETFNRWQVLAASTAILLCTGAVYSFSVFAGPLSSSTGWSMSEIMLAFAINSAIGPIPMILGGYLVDKGYVKWTIALGALLFASGFYLTGYASSPAMLYLTYGLMAGLGQGFAYSGALSNSLRLFPDKRGLASGILTGGMGFAAVIASPVASSLIQKQDAFFAFRTIGLVYIVVIICAIFFIKAAPSGFQPAGWKAPVQTKQVPANKNWKEMLQSPLFYIIISMFFVGAFSGLMIASQASPIGQSMFGLSAGTAALYVSLYSIANSSGRFIWGSLSDKIGRSQTLLIIYSVIVLALFSLTIIPGQLGFTLGILGLGICFGGVMGVFPSIVMENYGPANQGVNYGIVFTGYSLAAFFAPKVAVQMAATNNGNYSAAFYVAIALAVVGLLLNLLYMKKKG from the coding sequence ATGAAAGAGACATTCAATCGTTGGCAAGTTTTAGCTGCATCAACTGCTATTCTCCTCTGTACAGGGGCAGTCTATTCTTTTTCCGTTTTCGCTGGGCCTCTAAGTTCTTCAACAGGCTGGTCAATGTCCGAAATCATGCTCGCATTTGCAATTAACTCAGCAATCGGACCGATCCCCATGATTCTCGGAGGTTATTTGGTAGACAAGGGATATGTAAAATGGACAATTGCCCTTGGTGCACTTCTCTTTGCTAGCGGCTTTTATCTAACTGGTTATGCTAGTTCACCAGCCATGCTCTATCTGACCTATGGTTTGATGGCAGGTCTCGGTCAAGGATTTGCCTATTCAGGAGCCCTCTCAAATTCTCTTCGCCTCTTCCCGGATAAACGAGGCTTAGCTTCTGGGATTCTAACAGGAGGTATGGGGTTTGCTGCAGTTATCGCATCACCAGTTGCAAGTAGTCTCATTCAAAAACAAGATGCCTTCTTTGCTTTTCGAACAATCGGACTAGTCTATATTGTTGTTATTATCTGTGCAATTTTCTTCATCAAAGCAGCCCCAAGTGGTTTCCAACCTGCAGGTTGGAAAGCTCCAGTACAAACTAAACAAGTACCTGCTAATAAAAACTGGAAAGAAATGCTACAAAGTCCGCTATTTTACATTATTATCAGCATGTTCTTTGTCGGTGCTTTCTCTGGTTTAATGATTGCCTCTCAGGCATCCCCAATTGGTCAATCAATGTTTGGCCTTTCAGCCGGAACAGCAGCTCTCTATGTTTCTCTTTATTCAATCGCGAACTCTAGTGGTCGCTTTATCTGGGGATCACTCTCTGATAAAATTGGTCGTTCTCAGACTTTATTGATTATCTATTCAGTCATCGTATTGGCACTCTTCTCTTTAACAATTATCCCTGGACAACTTGGTTTCACTCTAGGAATCCTCGGACTTGGTATCTGCTTCGGTGGTGTTATGGGAGTCTTCCCTTCCATTGTCATGGAGAACTACGGACCTGCAAATCAGGGGGTCAACTACGGCATCGTCTTTACAGGATATTCTTTAGCTGCATTTTTTGCACCTAAAGTTGCGGTTCAAATGGCAGCAACCAACAATGGAAATTACAGTGCTGCATTCTACGTCGCTATCGCTTTAGCAGTTGTTGGGCTCCTTCTCAACCTTCTATATATGAAGAAGAAAGGCTAA
- a CDS encoding dTDP-4-dehydrorhamnose 3,5-epimerase family protein yields MTEQFFEKELAARKIEAIPGLMEFDIPVRGDNRGWFKENFQKEKMLPLGFPESFFAEGKLQNNISFSRKNVLRGLHAEPWDKYISVADEGKVLGTWVDLREGDSFGNTYQTVIDASKGIFVPRGVANGFQVLTDKVAYTYLVNDYWALELKPKYAFVNYADPSLDIQWENLEEAEVSEADKNHPLLKDVKPLRAEDL; encoded by the coding sequence ATGACAGAACAATTTTTCGAAAAAGAATTAGCAGCCCGCAAAATTGAAGCTATCCCAGGCTTGATGGAGTTTGATATTCCAGTGCGCGGGGATAACCGTGGTTGGTTTAAAGAAAACTTCCAAAAAGAGAAAATGCTTCCTCTTGGCTTCCCTGAAAGCTTTTTTGCAGAAGGTAAGTTGCAAAACAATATTTCATTCTCTCGTAAGAATGTTTTGCGTGGCTTGCATGCAGAGCCTTGGGACAAATACATCTCTGTAGCAGATGAAGGCAAGGTTCTTGGAACTTGGGTAGACCTTCGTGAAGGCGATAGCTTTGGGAATACCTACCAAACCGTGATCGATGCTTCAAAAGGCATCTTCGTCCCTCGTGGTGTAGCAAATGGGTTCCAAGTTTTGACAGACAAAGTTGCTTATACATACTTAGTTAATGATTACTGGGCACTGGAACTCAAACCAAAATATGCTTTTGTCAACTATGCAGATCCAAGCCTAGATATCCAATGGGAAAACTTGGAAGAAGCAGAAGTTTCAGAAGCAGACAAGAATCACCCACTGCTCAAAGACGTTAAACCACTAAGAGCAGAAGATTTGTAA
- the udk gene encoding uridine kinase — protein MQNRPIIIGVTGGSGGGKTSVSRAILANFPNEKIAMIEHDSYYKDQSHLTFEERIKTNYDHPFAFDTDLMIAQINELLEGRPVDIPTYDYAEHTRSSKTYRQEPQDVFIVEGILVLEDKRLRDLMDIKIFVDTDDDVRIIRRIKRDMEERGRSLDSVIEQYLGVVKPMYHQFIEPTKRYADVIIPEGVTNTVAIDLITTKIEKILNEAREGK, from the coding sequence ATGCAAAATAGACCTATTATTATTGGTGTTACTGGTGGTTCTGGTGGTGGAAAGACCAGTGTGTCTCGTGCCATTTTGGCTAATTTCCCGAATGAAAAGATTGCCATGATTGAGCATGATTCTTATTACAAGGACCAGAGTCATTTGACCTTTGAGGAGCGGATCAAGACCAACTATGACCATCCTTTTGCCTTTGATACGGACTTGATGATTGCGCAGATCAATGAACTCTTGGAGGGTCGTCCGGTGGATATCCCAACTTATGACTATGCAGAGCATACGCGCAGCAGCAAGACCTATCGTCAGGAACCACAAGATGTTTTTATCGTGGAAGGAATCTTAGTTCTTGAAGACAAGCGTCTTCGGGACTTGATGGACATCAAGATTTTCGTTGATACGGATGATGATGTGCGGATCATTCGTCGGATCAAGCGCGATATGGAGGAGCGTGGCCGGAGTCTTGATAGTGTCATTGAGCAATACCTTGGTGTAGTAAAACCGATGTACCACCAGTTCATCGAGCCAACCAAGCGTTATGCGGACGTGATCATTCCTGAGGGCGTGACCAACACAGTTGCGATTGACTTGATCACAACCAAGATTGAAAAAATCCTCAACGAAGCGCGTGAGGGAAAATAA
- the dnaX gene encoding DNA polymerase III subunit gamma/tau has product MYQALYRKYRSQTFGQLVGQQVVARTLRQAVEQEKISHAYLFSGPRGTGKTSVAKIFAKAMNCPNQVNGEPCNDCYICESITNGSLEDVIEIDAASNNGVDEIRDIRDKSTYAPSLAKHKVYIIDEVHMLSTGAFNALLKTLEEPTENVVFILATTELHKIPATILSRVQRFEFKSIKLPDIVHHLESILATEGIAYEADAVQIIARRAEGGMRDALSILDQALSLTAGSELTTAIAEEITGSISLAALDQYVAAILDHDATAALDQLAIIFDNGKNMARFVADLLQYLRDLLIVQTGGENTHASDLFEANLAADQARLFALIDQATTSLADIKNSLQPRIYTEMMTIKLAESTGQVSNSVAVEVPYNVLAQLENLKKEVAQLKQQLAQTGNSLPASKPAVARQTKSSKGYRADRNKVNAILQEAVENPELARTNLIRLQNAWGEIIESLAGADRALLIGSQPVAANENHAILAFESAFNAEQTMKRDNLNTMFGNILSNAAGFSPEILAVSLEEWTQIRAEFSAKARGQKAEVVEEEESVIPEEFTFLSDKITLQDD; this is encoded by the coding sequence ATGTATCAAGCTTTATATCGGAAATACCGTAGCCAGACCTTTGGCCAATTGGTCGGCCAGCAAGTAGTGGCACGGACATTGAGACAGGCCGTCGAGCAGGAGAAGATCAGCCATGCCTATCTCTTTTCAGGTCCTCGTGGTACTGGGAAAACCAGTGTGGCCAAGATCTTTGCTAAGGCCATGAACTGTCCCAATCAAGTCAATGGGGAGCCGTGTAACGACTGCTATATCTGTGAATCCATTACCAATGGGAGCCTAGAAGATGTCATCGAGATCGATGCAGCCTCTAACAATGGGGTCGATGAAATTCGCGATATTCGCGACAAGTCGACCTATGCTCCAAGTCTAGCCAAGCACAAGGTCTATATTATCGATGAGGTCCATATGCTCTCAACAGGGGCCTTTAATGCCTTGTTGAAGACGCTGGAAGAGCCAACGGAAAACGTGGTCTTTATCCTTGCAACAACGGAGTTGCACAAGATTCCTGCGACCATTCTGTCACGGGTGCAACGTTTTGAATTCAAATCTATCAAACTGCCAGATATCGTTCACCATTTGGAAAGTATCTTAGCTACAGAAGGCATTGCCTATGAAGCAGATGCTGTCCAGATCATCGCCCGGCGCGCTGAAGGTGGGATGCGGGATGCTTTGTCCATTTTAGACCAAGCCCTAAGTCTGACTGCGGGTAGTGAGTTGACGACCGCGATTGCTGAAGAGATCACCGGCTCCATCAGTCTAGCCGCTCTTGATCAGTACGTGGCTGCCATCCTGGACCATGATGCGACAGCGGCGCTCGACCAGCTGGCGATTATCTTTGATAATGGCAAGAATATGGCTCGTTTTGTCGCGGACTTACTTCAATACCTGAGAGATCTCTTGATTGTTCAGACGGGTGGAGAAAATACCCATGCTAGTGATTTATTCGAGGCAAACCTTGCAGCCGATCAAGCTCGTCTCTTTGCCCTGATTGACCAAGCGACGACTAGTCTAGCCGATATCAAAAATAGCCTGCAACCGCGCATTTATACTGAAATGATGACCATTAAATTGGCGGAAAGCACGGGCCAAGTTTCTAACTCAGTAGCTGTGGAAGTTCCTTATAATGTCTTAGCTCAGCTGGAAAACTTGAAGAAGGAAGTCGCTCAGCTCAAGCAACAGTTAGCGCAAACAGGTAACAGTCTACCTGCTTCAAAACCAGCAGTAGCTCGTCAGACCAAGTCTAGCAAGGGCTACCGGGCAGATCGCAACAAGGTCAACGCGATTTTGCAAGAGGCGGTCGAAAACCCTGAGCTGGCACGGACCAACTTGATCCGTCTTCAGAATGCTTGGGGGGAAATTATCGAAAGCTTGGCAGGTGCGGATAGGGCTCTCTTAATCGGATCTCAGCCGGTCGCTGCCAATGAAAACCATGCGATTTTAGCCTTTGAGTCTGCCTTTAATGCTGAACAGACCATGAAGCGGGACAACCTCAATACCATGTTTGGGAATATCCTCAGCAATGCTGCTGGCTTTTCTCCAGAGATTCTAGCGGTTTCTCTAGAGGAGTGGACTCAAATCCGGGCAGAGTTTTCGGCTAAGGCGCGTGGACAAAAAGCCGAAGTGGTGGAAGAAGAGGAAAGCGTCATTCCTGAGGAATTTACCTTCCTATCTGATAAAATTACCCTTCAGGACGATTAA
- a CDS encoding YoaK family protein codes for MKREFHSRTKAFACLLTMCAGFSDAYTFICRGGTLAAGQTGNVVFLSVGLIGQQISDVEVKLATMLAFMLGIFLMTVLRRLIDNSVWRLSTLVPFILTTLVTGFLPASVKNVFIVPFFGLSLGIVATSFGEVDGYAYNHSFMTGNLKKTMVAYGNFVREKEKKFLWEAIFMTCLIGSFVFGAIFSTYLIQYYGLETIWLVSIILTIFLIYRAIQYFEVFHFNRRHE; via the coding sequence ATGAAAAGGGAGTTTCATTCGCGGACCAAGGCGTTCGCTTGTTTATTGACCATGTGTGCTGGTTTTTCAGATGCTTATACTTTTATTTGTCGGGGTGGGACCTTGGCGGCAGGCCAGACGGGAAATGTGGTCTTTCTATCGGTTGGTTTGATTGGCCAACAGATCTCAGATGTAGAAGTAAAGTTAGCGACCATGTTGGCCTTTATGCTGGGAATCTTTTTGATGACGGTTTTGCGGCGTTTGATTGACAATTCAGTCTGGCGCCTCAGTACCTTGGTGCCCTTTATCCTCACGACCTTGGTGACGGGATTTTTGCCAGCATCGGTAAAAAATGTCTTCATTGTGCCTTTTTTTGGCCTGAGTTTGGGAATCGTTGCGACCTCTTTTGGAGAAGTAGATGGCTATGCCTATAATCATTCCTTTATGACGGGAAATCTCAAGAAAACCATGGTGGCTTATGGGAATTTTGTCAGAGAAAAGGAGAAGAAATTCCTTTGGGAAGCCATTTTTATGACCTGCTTGATCGGGAGTTTTGTCTTTGGGGCCATTTTTTCAACCTACTTGATCCAGTATTATGGGTTAGAGACCATCTGGCTGGTGTCCATCATCTTGACTATCTTTTTAATTTATCGCGCCATTCAATATTTTGAAGTCTTTCACTTCAATCGGCGACATGAATAG